A region of the Acinetobacter defluvii genome:
TACTTTTTGGATACCAGTGCTTTTCGAGCTTTCTTTATCATCTCCTTCCATCATATGTTCCCAGTCTCGATTATTTTCTGCGGCTCTCACCGTAACTTGTGTTAACACGGCATTACGCCCACTTAGAAAGTCAGTTAGACGATCTAATTGGCAAAATCCATTTTTCCCCATATCAGAGTTTTTAATCGTAGAACCATTCCAATAAACAACACTCGCTAAACGACTTCCTGCGAAATTATCTTCAGTTGTCCCTCGAACACAAAAAACCAATTCTTTTCCTTTATTTTCAGGACGTAAGGTATAGTTCAACATGCCATCACCTATTCGCATATTGGTAAAAACCAACTCATCATCCGTCTTATTTTCTAAGGTAAAAAATACAGAATCACTGGTCTGTTTAAGTAAAGCTTGTGCTTGAGCATTGGTAGAGATTTTTAAAGACGTAATACTGCCTTGAATCGCCCATGTACCAACCAAAGTCAATAAAACCAACATGATAAGTACAATGATTAGGACAGAGCCTTGCTGAGAACCTTTGAAATTAATTTTTTTCATATTCTGTCCTCACTCAACGCCAAAACCATTTCTAAGTGCAATCGTTTGTGTGACGACACTACGCAAATACAATGCATTAAGATCATTTTCTATTAATTCTGCACTAACATTTAACACATCGTAAGGATGTTTTTTATCGAAAAATTTATTTGCACCAGTCGAGTCTGTTGATCGAACAAGTAAACCAATCTGTACTGATACAATTTGAGGTTTTTCTCCAGTTAAATTTCGATAATCTTCGATATTCATATAACTAAAACAATCTAATTTTGAGTCAGGTTCAATATTCGTTGTCACATCTTTACCGTCTATTTTTGCAGTTGTTGTAATGGCTGAACAATTTGCGTTTGCACCATCAAAAGCAACACCTAAACGCACACTAAAGTGATCTACTCTAGGAATAATAATTTTTGCTTTACTATCATCGCTTTCTATCAGCGCAGGAAGTGATGTATTGGTTTTTGCAGTTTTTTCTGTATAACGAGCGGCCTTACAAGCCAATGCAAGAGGATCATTTGGATCATTGCGATCAGTA
Encoded here:
- a CDS encoding pilus assembly PilX family protein; the encoded protein is MKKINFKGSQQGSVLIIVLIMLVLLTLVGTWAIQGSITSLKISTNAQAQALLKQTSDSVFFTLENKTDDELVFTNMRIGDGMLNYTLRPENKGKELVFCVRGTTEDNFAGSRLASVVYWNGSTIKNSDMGKNGFCQLDRLTDFLSGRNAVLTQVTVRAAENNRDWEHMMEGDDKESSKSTGIQKVAITATSILPNLSESPKSEINDCLKNYTSFVDDVIKNETVTDCLSSKNVPYSTQEMEYTMKAVRASS
- a CDS encoding PilW family protein; the protein is MRSLTEQRGFTLLELMISLVLGLLVSAIALQLFLTSQKSATVQQGMINLQNSALFGLGGMIDSVRLANLNSSQPYIDDKVLYGGVVLSENNISNNIAQFSIEDTFLTRGAIGSSNLDGQNSDQLVIQYRVSTPNQFDCEGRELTANDYVVERYFIKKDTDRNDPNDPLALACKAARYTEKTAKTNTSLPALIESDDSKAKIIIPRVDHFSVRLGVAFDGANANCSAITTTAKIDGKDVTTNIEPDSKLDCFSYMNIEDYRNLTGEKPQIVSVQIGLLVRSTDSTGANKFFDKKHPYDVLNVSAELIENDLNALYLRSVVTQTIALRNGFGVE